A genome region from Jeongeupia sp. HS-3 includes the following:
- the gltS gene encoding sodium/glutamate symporter, whose protein sequence is MLALDTYGTLVAASLVLLFGRKIVAVTPPLRAYSIPEPVAGGLLIALLLLLARITADVQVQFDTSLQTPLMLAFFASLGLGADLASLKRGGKTVAIFLFVVLGLLLMQNAIGIAMASALGLNPLMGLLAGSITLSGGHGTGAAWSSVFTQTYGLESSTEVAIACATFGLVLGGLIGGPVARHLVKKVALPTGEAADTSHPMAFEQPKAVRLITAQAFIETLALIVVSLAGGQTIASWLNGTWLELPTFVCVLFVGVVLRNGLGMLGWYQVFDRAVSVLGNVSLSLFLAMALMSLKLWELASLALPMLAILSVQAIAMALYAMFVTFRVMGKNYDAAVLAAGHCGFGLGATPTAIANMQAITDRFGPSHVAFLVVPMVGAFFIDITNAIVIKLFLLLPFYG, encoded by the coding sequence ATGCTCGCACTCGATACCTATGGCACGCTCGTTGCCGCCTCGCTTGTGCTGCTGTTCGGGCGCAAGATCGTCGCCGTTACCCCGCCACTGCGCGCCTACAGCATCCCAGAGCCGGTTGCCGGCGGGCTGCTGATCGCGCTGCTGCTGCTGCTGGCCCGCATCACCGCCGACGTACAAGTACAGTTCGATACCAGCCTGCAAACACCGTTGATGCTGGCCTTCTTCGCCAGCCTCGGCTTGGGCGCCGATCTGGCGAGCCTGAAAAGAGGCGGCAAGACCGTCGCGATTTTCCTCTTCGTCGTGCTCGGCCTGCTGCTGATGCAGAATGCCATCGGCATTGCCATGGCCAGCGCGCTCGGGCTGAATCCGCTGATGGGGCTATTGGCCGGATCGATCACGCTATCCGGCGGCCATGGCACCGGTGCGGCGTGGAGCAGCGTGTTCACCCAGACCTACGGGCTGGAATCGTCGACCGAGGTCGCCATCGCCTGCGCCACCTTCGGTCTCGTACTCGGCGGCCTGATCGGCGGCCCGGTGGCGCGGCATCTGGTCAAGAAAGTGGCACTGCCGACCGGCGAAGCTGCCGATACCTCGCACCCGATGGCGTTCGAGCAACCGAAGGCGGTGCGGCTGATCACCGCGCAGGCGTTCATCGAAACGCTGGCGCTGATCGTCGTCAGCCTCGCCGGTGGTCAAACCATTGCTTCATGGCTCAATGGCACCTGGCTGGAACTGCCGACCTTCGTCTGCGTGCTCTTCGTCGGCGTCGTGCTGCGCAATGGCCTGGGCATGCTCGGCTGGTATCAGGTGTTCGACCGCGCGGTATCGGTGCTCGGCAACGTCAGCCTGTCGCTGTTTCTGGCGATGGCGCTGATGAGCCTGAAGCTGTGGGAGCTGGCGTCGCTGGCGCTGCCGATGCTGGCCATCCTTAGCGTGCAGGCGATCGCGATGGCGCTGTACGCGATGTTCGTCACCTTCCGCGTCATGGGCAAAAACTACGATGCCGCGGTATTGGCGGCCGGCCATTGCGGCTTCGGCCTCGGTGCCACGCCAACGGCGATTGCCAATATGCAGGCGATCACCGACCGCTTCGGCCCGTCGCATGTCGCCTTCCTCGTCGTACCGATGGTCGGGGCGTTCTTCATCGACATCACCAATGCGATCGTGATTAAACTCTTTCTGCTGCTGCCCTTCTACGGATAA
- the mdtD gene encoding multidrug transporter subunit MdtD — protein MSESRENRWLLWLVAIGFFMQTLDSTIVNTALPSMAINMGESPLRMQSVVISYMLTVALLMPASGWLADRFGTRRVYLAAIILFTLGSLACAQSQSLWQLVVARVIQGIGGAMLLPIGRLAVLRAFPRAQFLAAMSFVTIPGLVGPLIGPTLGGWLVVYASWHWIFLINIPIGIVGAIATARFMPAFFGAERQRFDIHGYLLLAFAMVTISVSLDGLAELGLKTVVVTLLLVAGLAAICVYVLHAGRSERPLFSLSLFHVRTYTIGVWGNLFARIGAGAVPFLIPLMLQISLGFSPLEAGLMMLPTAIAGLAAKSWVSPLIRRFGYRQVLVVNTFLTGLMIMSFALFSPQEPLWLRIVQLAVFGAVNSIQFTAMNTLALKDLETSQASEGNGLLSMIMQLSMSLGVAAAGAMLGAFSDYFGRAEAGTALQAFQVTFACVGVITAISAWIFWQLDPNDRECSEAGPTELE, from the coding sequence ATGAGCGAAAGCCGCGAAAACCGCTGGTTGCTGTGGCTGGTGGCCATCGGCTTCTTCATGCAAACGCTGGATTCGACCATCGTCAACACCGCGCTGCCGTCGATGGCGATCAATATGGGCGAAAGCCCGCTGCGCATGCAGTCGGTGGTGATCAGCTACATGCTCACCGTGGCGCTCTTGATGCCGGCGTCGGGCTGGCTAGCCGACCGTTTCGGCACCCGGCGCGTGTATCTGGCGGCGATCATCCTGTTCACGCTGGGCTCGCTCGCCTGCGCGCAGTCGCAGAGCTTGTGGCAGCTTGTCGTCGCCCGCGTCATCCAGGGCATCGGTGGCGCGATGCTGCTGCCGATCGGCCGGCTCGCGGTGCTGCGCGCGTTTCCGCGCGCACAGTTCCTCGCGGCGATGAGCTTCGTCACCATCCCCGGTCTGGTCGGCCCGCTGATCGGCCCGACCTTGGGCGGCTGGCTGGTCGTCTACGCGTCGTGGCACTGGATCTTCCTGATTAATATCCCGATCGGCATTGTCGGCGCCATCGCCACCGCGCGCTTCATGCCGGCGTTCTTCGGTGCCGAGCGCCAGCGCTTCGACATCCACGGCTATTTGCTGCTGGCATTCGCGATGGTGACGATCTCGGTCTCGCTCGACGGGCTGGCCGAACTCGGTCTGAAAACGGTCGTCGTCACGTTGTTGCTGGTCGCCGGGCTGGCGGCGATCTGCGTCTACGTGCTGCACGCCGGCCGTAGCGAGCGGCCGCTGTTCAGCCTGAGCCTGTTCCACGTCCGCACCTACACGATCGGCGTCTGGGGCAATTTGTTCGCGCGGATCGGCGCCGGCGCCGTGCCCTTCCTGATTCCGCTGATGCTGCAGATCAGCCTCGGCTTCTCGCCGCTCGAGGCCGGGCTGATGATGCTGCCGACCGCGATTGCCGGGCTCGCCGCCAAAAGTTGGGTCTCGCCGCTGATCCGGCGCTTCGGCTACCGCCAGGTGCTGGTGGTCAATACCTTTCTGACCGGGCTGATGATCATGAGCTTCGCGCTGTTTTCGCCGCAGGAGCCGCTGTGGCTGCGCATCGTGCAGCTGGCGGTGTTCGGCGCGGTCAACTCGATCCAGTTCACCGCGATGAACACGCTGGCGTTGAAGGATCTGGAAACGTCGCAGGCGTCCGAAGGCAACGGCCTGCTGTCGATGATCATGCAGCTGTCGATGAGTCTCGGCGTCGCCGCCGCCGGCGCGATGCTCGGCGCCTTCAGCGACTACTTCGGCCGTGCCGAGGCCGGCACCGCGCTGCAGGCGTTTCAGGTGACGTTTGCTTGTGTCGGCGTCATCACCGCGATCAGCGCGTGGATTTTCTGGCAGCTCGATCCGAACGACCGCGAATGCAGCGAGGCCGGGCCTACCGAGCTGGAATGA
- a CDS encoding DJ-1 family glyoxalase III, with protein sequence MATAHVYLAPGFEEVEFVSIVDVLRRGGVFVTSIALDDELAVEGAHGMVIQADLPFGAVDGELADAIILPGGGPGTQALAASNELAIRLQAHQAAGKRVAAVCAASTVLAKAGVLQGKAATCFPGCEPVLAEHGATVRSDQVVTDGLITTSRAAGTSGLFALELLRLLAGEAKATSVGRAMLYL encoded by the coding sequence ATGGCCACCGCGCACGTCTACCTTGCCCCCGGTTTCGAGGAAGTCGAATTCGTCAGTATTGTCGACGTGCTGCGCCGCGGTGGCGTGTTCGTCACCAGCATCGCGCTCGACGACGAACTGGCGGTCGAAGGCGCGCACGGCATGGTCATCCAGGCCGATCTGCCCTTTGGCGCGGTTGACGGCGAACTGGCCGACGCGATCATCCTGCCCGGCGGCGGACCCGGCACGCAGGCGCTGGCGGCCAGCAACGAACTGGCCATCCGGCTGCAAGCGCACCAGGCTGCCGGCAAACGCGTCGCCGCGGTCTGCGCGGCGTCGACGGTACTCGCCAAGGCCGGCGTACTGCAGGGCAAGGCGGCAACGTGTTTTCCCGGTTGCGAACCGGTGCTGGCCGAACACGGTGCAACGGTGCGCAGCGATCAGGTCGTTACCGACGGCCTGATCACCACCTCGCGCGCAGCCGGCACCAGCGGGTTGTTTGCGCTGGAGTTACTGCGGCTGCTGGCGGGCGAAGCCAAGGCCACCAGCGTGGGCCGGGCCATGCTCTATCTCTGA
- a CDS encoding 2,3-dihydro-2,3-dihydroxybenzoate dehydrogenase, whose protein sequence is MDFEAGIAMVSGAAQGIGAAVVDALAQAGVRVVALDINADALASRYAGVPAVTPLALDVCDAAAVERAVAQIEAEIGAIGSLANVAGILRMGTLTGLPVDDWMATFAVNTHGVFHLSTAVARRMQARRRGAIVTVGSNAAATPRTLMGAYCASKAASAQFTRCLGLELAEYGIRCNIVSPGSTDTEMQRQLWTDETGPAKVIAGSLDGYRLGIPLKKIATPEDIAGVVLFLLSTAANHVTLQDIVVDGGATLGR, encoded by the coding sequence ATGGACTTCGAGGCGGGGATTGCCATGGTCAGCGGCGCGGCGCAGGGCATAGGTGCGGCGGTGGTCGACGCGCTGGCGCAAGCCGGCGTGCGCGTGGTGGCGCTGGATATCAATGCCGATGCGCTGGCTAGCCGCTATGCCGGCGTGCCGGCGGTGACGCCACTGGCGCTCGACGTTTGCGACGCCGCCGCGGTCGAGCGGGCGGTGGCGCAGATCGAGGCCGAGATTGGTGCTATCGGCTCGCTCGCCAACGTCGCCGGCATCCTGCGCATGGGCACGCTGACCGGGCTGCCGGTCGACGACTGGATGGCGACGTTCGCGGTGAACACCCACGGTGTCTTTCATTTGAGTACGGCCGTGGCCCGGCGGATGCAGGCGCGCCGGCGTGGTGCGATCGTCACCGTCGGCTCGAACGCAGCGGCGACGCCGCGTACCTTGATGGGCGCGTACTGCGCATCCAAGGCCGCGTCGGCGCAGTTCACCCGCTGCCTCGGGCTGGAGCTGGCCGAGTACGGCATCCGTTGCAATATCGTCTCGCCCGGATCGACCGACACCGAGATGCAGCGCCAGCTGTGGACCGACGAGACCGGCCCGGCCAAGGTGATTGCCGGCTCGCTCGACGGCTACCGGCTGGGGATTCCGCTGAAGAAAATCGCCACGCCCGAAGATATCGCCGGCGTGGTGCTGTTCCTGCTCTCGACCGCCGCCAACCACGTGACGCTGCAGGACATCGTCGTCGATGGCGGGGCGACGCTGGGACGTTGA
- a CDS encoding D-2-hydroxyacid dehydrogenase: MSPEIVFLDRETLPATVRRPEAPHRWVEYAQSSIEDAGARLKTATVAISNKVPMTAEVIASAPQLKLVAVAATGYNIVDLAACRDRGITVCNIRDYATAGVPEHALMMMLALKRQLLAYRADLADGAWQRASGFCYFGAPLHDLAGGTLTIIGSGALGQALGKIARALGMQVVFAEKKEAHTVRPGYTQFDAAIAQADVISLHCPLNDRTRDMIAARELGLMKPDAVLINTARGGLIDEAALLDALKAGRIGGAGLDVLIEEPPTSGNPLLDAKLPNLIITPHVAWAGVETMQRLADQLIDNVDAFLRGEPRNVVG; encoded by the coding sequence ATGAGCCCCGAAATCGTCTTCCTCGATCGTGAAACCTTGCCCGCCACGGTGCGCCGGCCAGAGGCGCCGCACCGCTGGGTCGAATACGCGCAGTCGAGCATCGAGGACGCCGGGGCGCGGCTGAAGACGGCGACCGTGGCCATCAGCAACAAGGTGCCGATGACGGCAGAGGTGATCGCTAGCGCGCCGCAGCTCAAGCTCGTCGCCGTTGCCGCGACCGGTTACAACATCGTCGATCTGGCCGCCTGTCGTGATCGCGGCATTACCGTGTGCAATATCCGCGATTACGCCACCGCCGGCGTACCCGAACATGCGCTGATGATGATGCTGGCGCTGAAACGCCAATTACTGGCCTACCGGGCCGATCTGGCCGATGGCGCCTGGCAGCGCGCCAGCGGCTTCTGTTACTTCGGTGCGCCGCTGCACGATCTGGCCGGTGGCACGCTGACGATCATCGGTAGCGGCGCGCTTGGCCAGGCCTTGGGCAAGATCGCGCGCGCGCTCGGCATGCAGGTGGTGTTTGCCGAAAAGAAAGAGGCCCACACGGTGCGCCCGGGTTATACCCAGTTCGATGCGGCGATTGCGCAGGCCGACGTGATCAGCCTGCATTGCCCGCTGAACGACCGCACCCGCGATATGATCGCCGCGCGCGAACTGGGGCTGATGAAGCCCGACGCCGTGCTGATCAACACCGCGCGCGGCGGCTTGATCGACGAAGCGGCACTGCTTGATGCACTCAAGGCCGGGCGTATCGGAGGCGCCGGGCTGGATGTGTTGATCGAAGAGCCGCCGACCAGCGGCAACCCGCTGCTCGATGCCAAGCTGCCCAATCTGATCATCACCCCGCATGTGGCGTGGGCGGGCGTTGAAACCATGCAGCGTCTGGCCGATCAGTTGATCGATAACGTCGACGCGTTCCTGCGCGGCGAACCGCGCAATGTGGTGGGGTGA
- a CDS encoding CheR family methyltransferase: protein MLASPSREFPFTTQDFEKIRKLIYDYAGIALSPGKEDMVYGRLARRLRALGLNSFGDYLHRLEQGDQGEFELFTNSLTTNLTSFFREGHHFPALAELLRAQREHGGVLQLWCSASSTGEEAWSMAITACEAFDSLTPPVQIIATDLDTHVLETARAGIYSADEVEKLDPARVRRFFVRQTDGRYQLRSELKSLVSFRQLNLIAQSWNIRGPFDAIFCRNVMIYFDKPTQNRILQRFSPLLKPTGLLFVGHSENLYHATDLFKLRGKTIYQKA, encoded by the coding sequence ATGCTTGCTTCACCATCCCGCGAATTTCCGTTCACGACCCAAGACTTCGAGAAGATCCGCAAGCTGATCTATGACTATGCCGGCATTGCGCTCTCGCCGGGCAAGGAAGACATGGTCTACGGCCGCCTGGCCCGGCGCTTGCGTGCACTGGGGCTCAACAGTTTCGGCGATTATCTGCACCGGCTGGAGCAGGGCGATCAGGGAGAATTCGAGCTGTTCACCAATTCGCTGACCACGAATCTCACCTCCTTCTTTCGCGAAGGACATCATTTCCCGGCGCTGGCCGAACTCTTGCGCGCGCAGCGCGAGCACGGCGGTGTCTTGCAATTATGGTGTTCGGCCAGCAGCACCGGCGAAGAGGCGTGGAGCATGGCGATCACCGCGTGTGAGGCCTTCGACAGCCTGACTCCGCCGGTGCAGATCATCGCCACCGATCTGGATACCCACGTGCTGGAGACGGCCAGAGCGGGTATTTACAGTGCCGACGAAGTGGAAAAACTCGATCCGGCCCGGGTGCGCCGCTTCTTCGTTCGTCAGACGGACGGTCGTTATCAGCTTCGATCCGAATTGAAGTCGCTGGTCAGTTTTCGCCAGTTGAACCTGATCGCCCAGAGCTGGAACATCCGCGGGCCGTTCGACGCGATTTTCTGCCGCAACGTGATGATCTATTTTGACAAGCCGACGCAAAACCGCATCCTGCAACGATTTTCACCGCTGTTAAAACCGACCGGCCTGCTCTTCGTTGGCCACTCGGAAAACCTCTATCACGCGACCGATCTGTTCAAGTTGCGCGGTAAAACGATTTATCAGAAGGCCTGA
- a CDS encoding ArgP/LysG family DNA-binding transcriptional regulator, translating into MLDYKLLEALDMVARAGSFDGAARRLHLTQSAVSQRIRQLEEKLGCVLLSRDPVGPTSEGERLLAHVRRVQLLEAELAFETSAPDAWRSVAIGVNADSLAVGLVAAIAPALAKHRILLDCVIDDEAYTLESLRRGAVIGCIASEAAPVSGCAVRPLGVLDYLPVATSGFAAQYFGAGLSAQALAAAPAAVFAHRDSLHRRWLREAHGLAEGSYPAHVIPESNALFAAALAGVAYAVVPRAQAAAALASGELVGLGDATLAVPLFWHHWAKQSPVAEQIAAALVEFAAGHFNP; encoded by the coding sequence ATGCTCGACTACAAGCTTCTCGAAGCGCTCGATATGGTCGCCCGCGCCGGCAGCTTCGACGGTGCCGCGCGCCGGCTGCACCTGACCCAGTCCGCCGTGTCACAGCGCATTCGCCAGCTGGAGGAAAAGCTCGGCTGCGTGCTGCTGTCACGCGATCCGGTCGGCCCGACTTCCGAGGGTGAACGCTTGCTGGCGCATGTGCGCCGGGTGCAATTGCTCGAAGCCGAACTGGCGTTTGAAACCAGCGCGCCCGATGCCTGGCGCAGCGTGGCGATCGGCGTCAATGCCGACAGCCTCGCCGTCGGCCTGGTGGCGGCGATTGCGCCGGCGCTCGCAAAGCACCGCATCCTGCTTGACTGCGTGATCGATGACGAAGCCTATACGCTCGAATCGCTGCGCCGGGGGGCGGTGATCGGCTGTATCGCCAGCGAGGCGGCGCCGGTCTCCGGCTGCGCGGTGCGCCCACTCGGCGTGCTCGATTATCTGCCGGTGGCGACGTCCGGTTTTGCCGCGCAGTACTTTGGCGCCGGCCTGTCGGCACAGGCGCTGGCCGCCGCACCGGCCGCGGTGTTTGCACATCGCGACAGCCTGCACCGGCGCTGGCTGCGCGAGGCGCACGGTCTGGCCGAGGGCAGTTATCCGGCGCATGTGATTCCCGAATCGAACGCGCTGTTTGCCGCTGCGCTGGCCGGCGTGGCCTACGCCGTGGTGCCGCGCGCGCAGGCAGCGGCGGCCTTGGCGAGCGGTGAACTGGTCGGATTGGGCGATGCCACGCTGGCCGTGCCACTTTTTTGGCACCATTGGGCAAAACAATCACCGGTTGCGGAGCAAATCGCCGCGGCGCTGGTCGAATTTGCAGCAGGCCACTTCAACCCCTAA
- a CDS encoding monovalent cation:proton antiporter-2 (CPA2) family protein encodes MTLTAQIALFLAAAVALVPLFRLSGLGAVLGYMTAGVLIGPWGLGLVTQVDSILHFAELGVVLLLFIIGLELQPSRLWVLRRSVFGLGGAQVIATGLLLALAALAFGLTPQSAIVAGFGLALSSTAFVLQMLAEKKELTTRYGRDGFAILLFQDLAVIPFLAILPLLGVAAVHSAEPGWLGALRVTGVVVGVIIGGRLLLRPALRLIARHGSPEVFTAATLLVALGTALLMEHAGLSMSLGAFLAGVLLADSEYRHELEANIEPFKGLLLGLFFIAVGMSTNLGLLGTDFLLIVGLIAGLVAVKFAVLYLIGRISKAGDNQARRLGIALAQGGEFAFVLFNLAVQQKVMNQHLADLLVIVVTLSMVATPLLVLVHERWLAPKLDRKPKREFDTIAPEHATPVIIAGFGRFGQIVGRVLRLKKIGFTALEASADQVDFVRRFGNKVFYGDASRLDLLRAARADEAKVFVLAIDNIEASLKTAQMVREHFPDLKIYARARNRFHAYRLMDLGVTALQRETFLDSLALAGEVLSGLGLSDARRDRTLALFRANDEALLERQHAVSHDEQQMIQATQDAMRELESLFESDSKAVDKEDET; translated from the coding sequence ATGACACTGACCGCCCAGATCGCCCTGTTCCTCGCCGCCGCGGTCGCGCTGGTGCCGCTGTTCCGGCTATCCGGCCTGGGCGCCGTGCTCGGCTATATGACCGCCGGCGTACTGATCGGCCCCTGGGGCTTGGGGCTGGTCACGCAGGTCGACAGCATCCTGCACTTTGCCGAACTCGGCGTCGTGCTGCTGCTGTTCATCATCGGCCTTGAGCTGCAACCGAGCCGGCTGTGGGTACTGCGCCGCTCGGTCTTCGGCCTCGGTGGTGCGCAGGTCATCGCCACCGGCCTGCTGCTGGCGCTGGCGGCGCTGGCGTTCGGGCTGACGCCGCAATCGGCGATCGTTGCCGGTTTCGGCCTGGCGCTGTCGTCGACGGCCTTCGTGCTGCAAATGCTGGCCGAGAAAAAAGAGCTGACCACGCGCTACGGCCGCGACGGTTTCGCCATCCTGCTATTTCAAGACCTGGCGGTGATTCCGTTTCTGGCGATCCTGCCGCTGCTCGGTGTCGCCGCGGTTCATAGCGCCGAACCCGGCTGGCTCGGCGCCTTGCGCGTCACCGGCGTGGTCGTCGGCGTCATCATCGGCGGCCGGCTGTTGCTGCGCCCGGCACTGCGGCTGATCGCCCGTCACGGCAGCCCCGAGGTTTTTACCGCCGCAACGCTGCTGGTCGCGCTGGGCACCGCCTTGCTGATGGAGCACGCCGGCTTGTCGATGTCGCTCGGTGCCTTTCTCGCCGGCGTGCTGCTCGCCGATTCGGAATACCGCCACGAGCTCGAAGCCAATATCGAGCCGTTCAAGGGGCTGCTGCTCGGGCTGTTTTTCATCGCCGTCGGCATGTCGACCAATCTGGGCCTGCTCGGTACCGATTTCCTCCTCATCGTCGGCCTGATCGCCGGTCTGGTCGCGGTCAAGTTCGCCGTGCTCTACCTGATCGGCCGGATCAGCAAGGCCGGCGACAATCAGGCGCGCCGGCTCGGTATCGCGCTGGCACAGGGCGGCGAATTCGCCTTCGTGCTGTTCAACCTTGCCGTGCAGCAAAAGGTGATGAACCAGCACCTCGCCGATCTGCTGGTCATCGTCGTCACGCTGTCGATGGTCGCCACGCCGCTGCTGGTGCTGGTGCACGAGCGCTGGCTGGCGCCGAAGCTCGATCGCAAACCCAAACGCGAATTCGACACCATCGCCCCCGAACACGCGACGCCGGTGATCATCGCCGGCTTCGGCCGCTTCGGCCAGATCGTCGGCCGGGTGCTGCGGCTGAAAAAGATCGGCTTCACCGCGCTCGAAGCCAGCGCCGATCAGGTCGACTTCGTCCGCCGCTTCGGCAACAAGGTGTTTTACGGCGACGCCTCCAGGCTCGATCTGCTGCGCGCCGCGCGCGCCGACGAGGCCAAGGTTTTCGTGCTGGCGATCGACAATATCGAGGCCTCGCTCAAGACCGCGCAGATGGTGCGCGAACACTTCCCTGACCTGAAAATCTACGCCCGCGCCCGCAACCGCTTTCACGCCTACCGCTTGATGGATCTGGGCGTCACCGCGCTGCAGCGCGAAACCTTCCTCGACAGCCTGGCGCTGGCCGGCGAAGTGCTTTCCGGCCTTGGCCTCAGTGACGCGCGCCGCGACCGCACGCTGGCGCTGTTCCGCGCCAACGACGAAGCGCTGCTCGAGCGCCAGCACGCGGTGTCGCACGACGAGCAGCAGATGATCCAGGCCACGCAGGACGCGATGCGCGAACTGGAAAGCCTGTTTGAATCGGACAGCAAGGCCGTCGATAAGGAGGATGAGACATGA
- the lysA gene encoding diaminopimelate decarboxylase yields MKPVNGPQLVSLARQYGTPLWSYDAAVIRERIGQLQQFDVIRFAQKACSNTHILKLMHAQGVKVDSVSLGEIERALAAGFDADGDHPGIVFTADLLDEATLAKVVEHGIPVNAGSPQMLEQLGRVSPGHRVWLRINPGFGHGHSQKTNTGGETSKHGIWFEHLAEAYALIDQYGLDLVGLHMHIGSGVDYEHLGNVCGAMVKEVKASGRDLKAISAGGGLSIPYHAGGEQIDTAHYFSLWDAARKEVEAHLGHPVTLEIEPGRFLVAESGKLIAEVRAMKDVGSNHFVFCDAGFNDLMRPAMYGSYHEVSLLDAAGAAKQGGERTSVIAGPLCESGDVFTQEEGGTVTPRQLPASSVGDFLVFHDTGAYGSSMSSNYNTRPLIPEVLIDGDSARLIRRRQTVAELLALEAV; encoded by the coding sequence ATGAAACCGGTCAACGGCCCGCAGCTTGTTTCCCTCGCCCGCCAGTACGGCACCCCGCTCTGGAGCTACGATGCGGCGGTGATCCGCGAGCGCATCGGCCAGCTGCAGCAGTTCGACGTGATCCGTTTTGCGCAAAAAGCCTGCTCGAACACGCACATCCTCAAGCTGATGCATGCACAGGGCGTCAAGGTCGATTCGGTGTCGCTCGGTGAAATCGAGCGCGCGCTGGCGGCCGGTTTTGATGCCGATGGTGATCATCCGGGCATCGTGTTCACCGCCGACCTGCTCGACGAAGCGACGCTGGCCAAGGTGGTCGAGCACGGTATTCCGGTCAATGCCGGCAGCCCGCAGATGCTCGAACAGCTCGGCCGCGTCAGCCCCGGCCACCGCGTCTGGCTGCGCATCAACCCCGGCTTTGGCCACGGCCACAGCCAGAAAACCAATACCGGTGGCGAAACCAGCAAGCACGGCATCTGGTTCGAGCATCTGGCCGAGGCCTACGCGCTGATCGACCAGTACGGGCTCGATCTGGTCGGCCTGCACATGCATATCGGTTCGGGTGTCGATTACGAACATCTCGGCAATGTCTGCGGTGCCATGGTCAAGGAAGTCAAAGCGTCCGGGCGCGATCTGAAGGCGATCTCGGCCGGCGGCGGCCTGTCGATTCCCTATCACGCCGGCGGCGAGCAGATCGATACCGCGCATTACTTCAGCCTGTGGGACGCGGCGCGCAAGGAAGTCGAAGCGCACCTGGGTCATCCGGTCACATTGGAAATCGAGCCGGGCCGTTTCCTGGTCGCCGAATCGGGCAAGCTGATCGCCGAAGTCCGTGCGATGAAGGACGTCGGCAGCAATCATTTCGTGTTCTGCGACGCCGGCTTCAACGACCTGATGCGCCCGGCGATGTACGGCAGCTATCACGAGGTGTCCTTGCTCGACGCCGCCGGCGCGGCCAAACAAGGCGGCGAGCGCACCAGCGTGATCGCCGGACCGCTGTGCGAATCGGGCGACGTGTTCACGCAAGAGGAAGGCGGCACCGTCACACCGCGCCAGCTGCCCGCATCCAGCGTCGGCGATTTCCTCGTGTTTCACGATACCGGTGCTTATGGTTCGAGCATGTCGAGCAACTACAACACCCGGCCGCTGATTCCCGAGGTGCTGATCGACGGTGACAGCGCCCGGCTGATCCGCCGCCGCCAGACCGTGGCCGAGTTGCTAGCACTCGAGGCGGTATAA
- a CDS encoding DnaJ family domain-containing protein — protein sequence MWFLSELAERRIAQARDAGEFDNLPGAGQPLPDDIDPLVPEHQRIAYRVLKNAGYLPPELEMHKEAVELALQLADITDDAQKAVLADRLGRLNLLLAETGSRQLVVPTDYATRLARHLARH from the coding sequence ATGTGGTTTTTGAGCGAACTGGCCGAAAGGCGCATTGCGCAGGCGCGTGATGCGGGCGAATTCGACAATCTGCCCGGCGCCGGCCAGCCGCTGCCCGACGACATTGATCCATTGGTGCCCGAGCACCAGCGCATCGCCTATCGGGTGCTGAAAAACGCCGGCTACCTGCCACCCGAGCTGGAAATGCACAAGGAAGCCGTCGAGTTGGCATTGCAACTGGCGGACATCACCGACGATGCGCAAAAGGCCGTATTGGCCGACCGGCTGGGCCGGCTTAACCTGCTGCTGGCCGAAACCGGATCACGCCAGCTGGTCGTGCCTACCGACTATGCGACCCGGCTCGCCCGGCATCTGGCGCGCCACTGA
- a CDS encoding 4'-phosphopantetheinyl transferase, with the protein MATHEFEIDDAALLALGADALPDSLANAALKRRIEFLAGRHCARAALRDAGFSGHAGLAIGADRAPQWPAGWVGTITHSHGVALAAAAPAALYRGIGLDVERWVDAERAAKLAGHVALDAEWARCPVALSSPAWFTLVFSMKESLFKALYPQVGRYFGFHDAEVVEADAGEAVLQLVNTLSPQHPAGSAYRVQLAHSDDFALTLCTVPTAG; encoded by the coding sequence ATGGCGACGCACGAATTCGAGATCGACGACGCCGCGCTGCTGGCGCTCGGCGCAGACGCGCTGCCCGATTCGCTCGCCAACGCCGCGCTGAAGCGCCGGATCGAATTCCTCGCCGGTCGCCACTGCGCCCGCGCCGCGCTGCGCGATGCCGGCTTTTCCGGCCACGCCGGGCTTGCCATCGGCGCCGATCGCGCCCCGCAGTGGCCGGCCGGCTGGGTCGGCACGATCACGCACAGCCACGGTGTTGCACTCGCAGCCGCGGCGCCGGCGGCGCTTTACCGTGGTATCGGCCTGGACGTCGAGCGCTGGGTCGACGCCGAGCGCGCCGCCAAGCTCGCCGGCCACGTCGCTCTGGATGCCGAGTGGGCGCGTTGCCCGGTGGCGCTCTCATCGCCGGCCTGGTTCACGCTGGTGTTCTCGATGAAGGAAAGCCTGTTCAAGGCGCTTTACCCGCAAGTCGGCCGCTATTTCGGCTTTCACGATGCCGAGGTCGTCGAGGCCGATGCTGGCGAAGCCGTCCTGCAACTGGTGAATACGCTGTCGCCGCAGCACCCGGCCGGCAGCGCTTACCGGGTACAACTGGCGCACAGCGATGATTTCGCGCTGACGCTGTGCACGGTACCGACAGCTGGCTGA